In the genome of Clostridia bacterium, the window AGCATGCCGATATCGCCTGTCTTGAACCAGTCGCCGTCGAATGCGTTGCTGGTTTCTTCCGGCATGTTCCAGTAACCCTTAAAGATGGATGGGCCGCGCACCAGAATTTCACCATCGCCGGCGATACGGATTTCAAGATTGGGCAGCGGCTTGCCGACGGTTCCGAGCTTGTAGCCGGATGGATGGTTGATGGAAATGACCGGCGACGTTTCCGTCAGGCCATAGCCTTCGTTGATGCGGATGCCGATCTTGGCATACCACTCGCCGAGTTCGCGTCCCAGCGGCGCGCCTCCTGAGATAAAGACATGCACTCGTCCACCCATGGCGGCACGGACTTTCCCATAGACAAGCTTGTCAGCCAGTTTCCACGCGAAGCTGGCGGGTCTGAGTCCGGCCAGAATCTCATCGCGATGTGCTTCGCCGACGCGGAGGGTCCAGTTGTAGAGCTTGCGCTTGAGTCCGTGTCCAACTTCCTTTTCAACCTGGTTATAGATTTTTTCGTAAACGCGCGGCACGGCGACGAACACCGTCGGGTGAATCTCGTTCAGCGTGCGCCCAAGATCGTCCATGAACGGGCAATACGCGATGGTGATGCTGTGGAAGAACATCGCATAGTCGAGATGGCGCGCCGTGATGTGCGAGAGCGGCAGGAAGCTGATGCCGACGTTTCCCGGTTCAAAGGCGAAAGCGTCGAGCGAGACTTCCAGGTTCGAGGCCAGATTGCCATGGGTAAGCATGGCGCCTTTCGGAACGCCCGTCGTGCCAGAGGTGTAGATGACGGTTGCGAGATCGTCGCGAGTGACGGTGTGAGCGAGCGCATCGAACTGGGCGTCGCGCGCGGAAGGACCAGCGGCCATCATGGGCGACATCAATTCGAGCCCGGGACGGAGGGGCAGATCGTCCATGGCAATGATGCGGTCAATGTGCGTCTGGGAGCGAATAGCTTCGAGCTTTTCGAGTTGTGCTTGGGTGGAAACGAAAGCGATGCGCGCTCCGGAGTGACGAAGGAGATATGCCGCCTGCTCGCCGGTCAGCGTGGAATAGATGGGAACGACGGCCGCGCCGATGAGCAGCGTGGCGAAATCTGCGATGGCCCACTCCGGGCGATTCTCGCTAAGGATGGCGATACGGTCGCCGCGTCCGACTCCCCACGACTGGAGCGCATGGGCGGCGCCAACCACGCTCTTGTAAAATTCTGACGATGAGATCGATCGCCATGCGCCGTTTTCGCGCGTGACC includes:
- a CDS encoding long-chain fatty acid--CoA ligase, which translates into the protein MKQKPRTLNDIFYAVVERDCERVMVTRENGAWRSISSSEFYKSVVGAAHALQSWGVGRGDRIAILSENRPEWAIADFATLLIGAAVVPIYSTLTGEQAAYLLRHSGARIAFVSTQAQLEKLEAIRSQTHIDRIIAMDDLPLRPGLELMSPMMAAGPSARDAQFDALAHTVTRDDLATVIYTSGTTGVPKGAMLTHGNLASNLEVSLDAFAFEPGNVGISFLPLSHITARHLDYAMFFHSITIAYCPFMDDLGRTLNEIHPTVFVAVPRVYEKIYNQVEKEVGHGLKRKLYNWTLRVGEAHRDEILAGLRPASFAWKLADKLVYGKVRAAMGGRVHVFISGGAPLGRELGEWYAKIGIRINEGYGLTETSPVISINHPSGYKLGTVGKPLPNLEIRIAGDGEILVRGPSIFKGYWNMPEETSNAFDGDWFKTGDIGMLDSEGFLSITDRKKDLIKTSGGKFVAPQPIENSLKANVLISEAAVIGDRRRFASVVLAPSFVHLEDWARHNGVEFSTREELISLPKIQALYEGIVADINCNLAQYEKLKRVLVIPEELSVANGTLTPTLKLRRRMVEERYRKEIERLYADASSSAPEPATITT